A portion of the Pithys albifrons albifrons isolate INPA30051 chromosome 1, PitAlb_v1, whole genome shotgun sequence genome contains these proteins:
- the LOC139680506 gene encoding claudin-8-like — MACCVLQITGLILGGVGMVGTLAATVMPQWRVSAYIEGNIVVFETIWEGLWMDCISQMGLRLQCKFYDSFLALPPPLEAFRALMCIAVVLSVLSFLMAIAGVKYTQRTKEDPQGVSIFILAAGIAFLLTGTLVLIPVSWTGGSIIRDFYDPEVPVPLKRELGAALFVGWGSTALLLAAGAMYCHFWCWADTAAKSRYPLLAQHSLHRPGTARGPSLGVHAYV; from the coding sequence atggcTTGCTGTGTGCTGCAGATCACTGGGCTGATACTCGGTGGCGTGGGCATGGTTGGCACTCTGGCAGCCACAGTCATGCCCCAGTGGAGGGTTTCTGCCTACATCGAGGGCAACATCGTGGTGTTTGAGAccatctgggaagggctgtggatgGACTGCATCAGTCAGATGGGCCTCAGGCTGCAGTGCAAGTTCTACGACtctttcctggctctgcccccGCCCTTGGAGGCGTTCAGAGCCCTCATGTGCATTGCCGTGGTGCTGTCAGTCCTCTCCTTCCTGATGGCCATTGCTGGGGTGAAGTACACTCAGAGGACCAAGGAGGATCCCCAGGGCGTCAGCATCTTCATCCTGGCAGCTGGAATTGCCTTTCTGCTGACGGGCACCCTCGTGCTGATCCCGGTGTCCTGGACTGGAGGGAGCATCATCCGTGACTTCTACGATCCCGAAGTGCCTGTGCCGCTGAagagggagctgggagctgctctctttgtgggctgggggagcacTGCCCTCCTCCTGGCTGCAGGAGCAATGTACTGTCACTTCTGGTGCTGGGCTGACACAGCTGCAAAATCCAGGTATCCATTgcttgcccagcacagcctgcacagacctggcactgccagagggcCATCCCTGGGCGTCCATGCCTATGTGTAG